Proteins from a genomic interval of Oncorhynchus clarkii lewisi isolate Uvic-CL-2024 chromosome 13, UVic_Ocla_1.0, whole genome shotgun sequence:
- the LOC139424222 gene encoding sialoadhesin-like, with protein sequence MVLRTAGSVLVVFLWSVAVVLGQDGWSVTYTTQSICTLKGSTVDLFCSYTYPRGKVTTTFWFTKMEAGKEPKDLGQDPDYAGRLEYHGDKKKDCTLRISDLRESDSVTYKFRFITDQTRGKYYGDPGVTLSVTALQVKITSKTWPNWVTLTCSTTCTLTDNPTYIWYRNGHKVKEDTSSQYSDYLRNADSYSCALKGHEDLHSPAVCVQGQSCNRVTYTKRRICVLKGSTVDISCTYVGYYSTTSSFWFRSDKSTPEDLTRDPGYAGRVKYTGTYRGPFTLRITDLREEDSAEYRFTFKTNNIEWGHSFPGTTLSVTGLQVKVTPAAEGQKTLTCITTCTLTDNPTYIWYKNGQRLDEPTSQQHSSNMLVVWDSTVNIYSCAVEGHEALHSPVVCFQVKVTPKQYSMYKTLTCSTTCILTGNPTYTWYKNGQHLDESTSPQYKDPVSSNYEDSYSCAVKGHEDLRSPAVCVDGQSCNRVTYTKRRICVLKGSTVDISCTYVGYYSTTSSFWFRSDKSTPEDLTRDPGYAGRVKYTGTYRGPFTLRITDLREEDSAEYRFTFKTYYFDWGHSFPGTTLSVTGLQVKVTPAAEGQKTLTCITTCTLTDNPTYIWYRNRQPIKEDSSPMYSISSEDADSYSCTVKGRLSSPAVYKPKNTSVSVSPSGEIVEGSSVTLTCSSDANPPVQSYTWWYKNNGGDYQSISGPQLVFNQIQSSDTGEYYCVSQNEMGTDRSRTINMDVKYKPKSTSVSVSPSGEIVEGSSVTLTCSSDANPPVDKYTWYKKNVTSPKASGQSYSITNIISEDSGEYYCETENKYGRLNSSSVSVDVQYGPKNTSVSVSPSGEIVEGSSVTLTCSSDANPPVDKYTWYFQNETFLNGCGQMYNISNFKSKDSGHYHCEAWNRRGSGNSTALMIILPGLI encoded by the exons ATGGTCTTGAGAACAGCAGGAAGTGTGTTggtggtctttctctggtctgtagcag TGGTACTGGGTCAGGATGGCTGGAGTGTTACATACACCACTCAGAGTATCTGTACCTTGAAGGGGTCAACAGTGGATCTGTTCTGCTCTTACACATATCCCAGAGGTAAAGTCACAACAACCTTCTGGTTCACTAAAATGGAGGCTGGTAAAGAACCTAAAGATCTAGGTCAGGACCCAGATTATGCAGGTCGTCTGGAGTATCATGGGGATAAGAAGAAAGACTGTACCCTGAGAATATCAGACCTGAGAGAGAGTGACTCAGTTACGTACAAGTTCAGATTCATAACAGATCAGACCAGAGGGAAATATTATGGAGAtcctggagtcactctgtctgttacag CTCTGCAGGTGAAGATAACTTCTAAAACTTGGCCAAATTGGGTGACACTGACCTGTagcaccacctgtactctgaCTGACAACCCCACCTACATCTGGTATAGGAACGGACACAAAGTAAAGGAAGACACTTCCAGCCAGTACTCAGACTACCTTAGAAATGCAGACAGTTACTCCTGTGCTTTAAAAGGCCATGAGGATCTCCACTCTCCTGCAGTGT GTGTTCAGGGTCAGAGCTGCAACAGAGTGACTTACACCAAGAGGAGAATCTGTGTCTTGAAGGGGTCAACAGTGGACATATCCTGTACTTATGTTGGTTATTATTCCACCACATCATCATTCTGGTTTAGAAGTGATAAGTCGACCCCTGAAGACCTAACCAGAGACCCAGGGTATGCAGGTCGTGTGAAGTACACTGGAACATACAGAGGTCCCTTCACCCTGAGAATCACAGATCTGAGAGAGGAGGACTCAGCTGAGTATCGCTTCACTTTTAAAACAAACAACATTGAATGGGGTCATAGTTTCCCAGGAACAACTCTGTCTGTCACAG GTCTGCAGGTGAAGGTGActcctgctgcagagggacagaaGACACTGACCTGTATCACCACCTGTACTCTGACTGACAACCCCACCTACATCTGGTACAAGAACGGACAACGTCTAGATGAGCCCACTTCCCAACAACACTCCAGTAATATGCTGGTGGTCTGGGATTCTACTGTGAACATTTACTCCTGTGCTGTTGAAGGTCACGAGGCTCTCCACTCTCCTGTAGTTT GTTTTCAGGTGAAGGTGACTCCTAAACAGTATTCAATGTATAAGACACTGACCTGTAGCACCACCTGTATTCTGACTGGTAACCCCACATACACCTGGTACAAGAACGGACAACATCTAGATGAGAGCACCTCCCCCCAGTACAAAGACCCAGTCTCCAGTAACTATGAAGACAGTTACTCCTGTGCTGTAAAAGGCCATGAGGATCTCCGCTCTCctgcagtgt GTGTTGATGGTCAGAGCTGCAACAGAGTAACTTACACCAAGAGGAGAATCTGTGTCTTGAAGGGGTCAACAGTGGACATATCCTGTACTTATGTTGGTTATTATTCCACCACATCATCATTCTGGTTTAGAAGTGATAAGTCGACACCAGAGGACCTAACCAGAGACCCAGGGTATGCAGGTCGTGTGAAGTACACTGGAACATACAGAGGTCCCTTCACCCTGAGAATCACAGATCTGAGAGAGGAGGACTCAGCTGAGTATCGCTTCACTTTTAAAACATACTACTTTGACTGGGGTCATAGTTTCCCAGGAACAACTCTGTCTGTCACAG GTCTGCAGGTGAAGGTGActcctgctgcagagggacagaaGACACTGACCTGTATCACCACCTGTACTCTGACTGACAACCCCACCTACATCTGGTACAGGAACAGACAACCTATAAAAGAGGACTCCTCCCCCATGTACTCCATCAGCAGTGAGGATGCAGACAGTTACTCCTGTACTGTAAAAGGCCGTCTCAGCTCTCCTGCAGTGT ATAAACCAAAGAACACctcagtgtcagtcagtccctctggtgaaatagtggagggcagttcagtgactctgacctgcagcagtgatGCCAACCCACCTGTACAGAGTTACACCTGGTGGTACAAGAATAATGGAGGTGACTATCAGAGTATTTCAGGACCACAGCTTGTCTTCAATCAAATCCAGTCATCTGACACTGGAGAGTACTACTGTGTGTCCCAGAATGAGATGGGGACAGACAGGTCTAGGACCATCAACATGGATGTGAAGT ATAAACCAAAGAGCACctcagtgtcagtcagtccctctggtgaaatagtggagggcagttcagtgactctgacctgcagcagtgatGCCAACCCACCTGTGGACAAATACACCTGGTACAAGAAGAACGTAACCTCACCAAAAGCATCAGGACAGAGTTACAGCATCACTAACATCATCTCTGAGGACAGTGGAGAATATTACTGTGAGACTGAGAATAAATATGGACGTCTCAACTCTTCTTCTGTGTCTGTGGACGTTCAGT ACGGCCCAAAGAACACctcagtgtcagtcagtccctctggtgaaatagtggagggcagttcagtgactctgacctgcagcagtgatGCCAACCCACCTGTGGACAAATACACCTGGTACTTTCAAaatgagacttttctaaatggaTGTGGACAGATGTACAACATCAGTAACTTCAAGTCTAAGGACAGTGGACATTACCACTGTGAGGCCTGGAATAGAAGAGGATCTGGGAACTCTACAGCATTGATGATCATTTTACCAG GGCTCATATAA